The stretch of DNA GACTGAAAGTTTTGTCCCCCTGTgcaattgagtttgacacccctgctttagatgctcactgagctgaagtcacAACATATGCTGAAATGGGCAACTTGACAACATATTTCTTGTTCTTGATTGGTGTGTTTGGTTTCCAGGGATCAAACATGGCGCTGTCATTCCTTTTGGTGCTGGCAGCAACCGTGATACTAATCAGACCGGAGACGCGCATAACCAAGGTGGAAAACTAACCAATCCCAATCTTCTTTGCTTCGTTTGGCGATCAGCGAATGTGCTTTGTGTCCGCAGGCTCTACATCATAACTCACTTGAGTGCTGCAGCGAGAAACAGAGGACGAACAGTTCGTGTTTAAACGACACTCGCTGTGAACCAGGTTTGTTAGCAGCGCATATCAAATGTGACGCCATTTGGCATGTGGCTTTATGGCTTCATTGTATCCTctgtaaaaacagataaaaggcAGAATGGATCATAAAAATTCATAAAACAAGCGGGGCGCTATGCTCAAAACAAATCAAGGTCAACAAATCAGCTGATAAAGACATGATAAGATGTTCGAAGGAAGCCAAGATATTGCTTTGTGTGATACACACAACTCTGAACGGTTATCACATCATGAGGTGTCCTGTCTGGGACGCCCAAATTATGACACCATAAAGTAGGTCATCCGGGGGTTGCTATGGCAATGACTGGTGCGCTATTCTCCTCATTAGCAGTCAGTGTATCAGCCAAGTGATTGCACACTCTTCATGCTCATATTGttgcataaatacattttaatatcaaTGTAAGTTCTCTGAAATCTACTTTAGGATGCTTCTTCCGCGTCCTCGAGAGCAGCAGCACTGTTTGCATCCAGTGTGACCCCGCAGCTGTCGACTCTGAGGACATAACCAACTGCACCTACAGTAAGGAATCaagtacagtggcaccttggttttcaatgaaaattactgccaaaaatacagtatgtcttaattTCTGCACACTGCCTCTGTTATCATACGGCCAAACAGCGCCCCTAACAAACTGGTCCGTATCATTCCacgaaatcgagtgcccaaacaaagcatccgcGCTTTGGTGACTGAGTCTCTGTGAAAGTTGGATGGTAGTTCTTTTTTAAGAGTTGGGAATTCGTcagtcatctttattatgtgtgcgtgggtgtttATTTGTTCACAGAAGGCACACAGAACGGTGAACAACTCAGTATCTGTCTCCATACTTACTCTTACTAAGTGCCCTCCGCTGATTAGGCGTTCAAGTGCACTGTGTATTTCTGAATGTTAGACAGcatgtgctgtttttaattgAATACGGCTGCAAAGTAACCCACAAAAAAacttgcaagtgccagaactttgataaagaaggtgagaaacactatagaattattctctataaaatgtgttttgtgttaatatttttgggcatctggaacagattaaaagTGATTAAAAGTGATTCCGTGTTCATACATTTCGTTTTTTGTTGGGAACAAattgacgaaaaccgaggttctggTGTATTTCTTTTTTGAAGTAGAGCAGAGGTCTTTTGCAGCCCAAatccgtttttttttgtggccagtgccatattctaaaaatagaatttcacAAGACcactaatgtaaaaaatcagaaattttacaagactaaagtcaaaatattaagagaaaaaagttgtaatctaatgagaaaaaatttgaattttacgagaataatgtaacattataaggaaaaattacgtcattttagtagcaaagatgaaatgttgaaggaaaaaaaaacaagcaaaacaacgaataaagtatTTTATAATTTcttttataatttttggaaaactggttgtggaaaaagttatgttatgagaatagaaacaaaatattaaagtcataattacaagaagaaagttgaaaatataaaaaaaaacagctgtaattttacaagaataaagtcataattacgagaagagaattacaagaagaaagttgaaatagttggggggggaaaacagcagaaataaaaaaaaaaacagctgtaattttatgaattaaaatatgaagggaaaaaagatgcaattttacaagaataaacttaatattataaggaaaaataatgttattttagcagcatggagttgaaatattacagaaaaaataccttattaaaaaaaaaaaagctgtaatattagagaaacaaaacatccttccatcttctatgccgcttatcctcaccagggtcgtgtgtatgctggagcctatcccagctgacttcgggcgagaggcggggtacaccctggactggtcgccagccaatggcagggtacatatagacaaacaagcattcacactcacattcatacctatggacaatttggagtcgccagttaacctaacatgcatgtttttggaatgcgggaggaaaccggagtacccagggAAAagccacgcatgcacgggggaGATGGCCAAccgagatcttcccgatctcctgactgtgtggccaacatgcaaaccactaggccaccgtgcggcccacaaacaaaacaaagttataattttaattcagttggggaaaaagttataatattgtgggaataaaggcataatatgggaaaataaagtcatattattacaaatttacaaagcttatttaagaagtaaatttaaatattttgaaaaacaatagcaaagagtgaagctgataccaacaatacactttttcacctatatcacaaagctgagatgcagtattttcttgaaatatacagtatgtcacttcttagcatatctacatacagtatgttgctttacaaaacatcaaagtggcatcctttcatttttcacaacgtggctctcgctggaaaaagtttggacacccctggattagaGGAAATGTACaatactgtttttctttcatttctgttTGTCTTTGCCATTAGACTACACGATGGACAGGAAAAACCATACAACAGTCACAACTGTAATGCCTAAAATTGGTAAGATATATGATATTTACTGGTAATTGGTGTTTGTTGTACTGTAATGtccattttatacattttaatgtACAAGTGGATGGTTAAAATGTGCAATTAAGTTGATATTTTAACATGAAACTGCCCActatttgtatttctatttttctaAATGTCAATGTTTAAGCACAGACGAATCCCTTAATTCTGCATTTCACATCGTCGCCTGTAGATGGCATCAATTCCCCGTTAATATACCTTTTAGTTGCCACACCAGACTTCAATTATGCATTTCCACATACATCCCCATGTATAAAACAGTAatgcaataaatacattaaatgcaTATATTTAGGTGCAGGTCACTAGATGGCAAATGTTCTACATTTGCAGGTTTTGACCAGAAAGACTGGTAGGAATGTGTTTATACTGTACGGCATGTGTGATTATAGCAACAAGTCCTGTATGTGAGACTATGTCCGAAACTGTCTCTGTGCCTTTTGTTTTGGGAGCAGGAGGCCCAGGCGTGGCCGCCTCGCTTCTTCTCGGAACGCTGTTGATCAGCCTGTTCCTGATCCTGTCCGTCGCCTCCTTCTTCTACCTCAAACGCTCCCACAGACTCCCAAGCATCTTCTACCGCCGCAACAAAGGTAAGCCCGTACGGGGACTTACTGTCCTCTGAAAACCAAGCAACACACAGCAGATATTctttaaatagctggcaacacaagcaaGTACACCCACACATCTCCAAGTTGTGCCCTTGTTGTAAATATTTCGTGTGAGTACTATTGTTATCCACCACTGTAGAGAAAAGACGAGGATGGTAACTTTATactgctgtacactgactactctaaagtatacccAGGTTTCATTTTTTATACAATGGAACCCGCCTAAGTTGGCCTCGTCTGTGTGGGCCAACTCACGTCCTGATTCATTGTCTCTTTACACGGCATAGGAATgcgacttcctgttcagtgcaaactAAGCTTCAAACAAGcagctaacaaaatgcacccagttaattaattacatttaaaaaatatatactgttaGCCACCGGAAGGAAGATTTGcgattgtcattgtagtcaagacatacgACAAACAAAATTAGCGCAGCAGCTCTATTAGATAAGAGAGGTATGTCATATGTCATATGGACATACaagaattgaaataaaaatatgcacaaatggaggaaaatcaTGTCAACataactttttgtttgtttacaagtgagctcaggggacgttATGACAGGCTGtgaacgtcacaggcaggagaaaaaaggagcgcttgatttgctcacctgtaCAGTACGGGAaggggcggacttaccattaggcaaacacaggcaattgcctggggCCCTGAGATTTCAGGGGCCACCAaacatctcataaaaactgcttattgattttttttgttgttgttgttaaatttTAAAAGACAAACTAGTGTTTTAGCCTTAATTCACATgtttaaaactacatcaaaatgtgtAATCTTTCATCTAATCTTTCCAATTTCGACCGCTGCCTCTCCCTTCTTATGCAATGGACTGTTCCATTTTACTGAGCATGTGCACACTGATTACGGAAGACAGGACAAACAAACATGTTGGCGCGGAGTTACCCCagacagtttttatcaaaactaccgaaggtgtcaacctttATCACAGTCGCAAGAAACGGAGACCCGAGGACAGCAGCACCACTACGGTTGGTGTCAGCTGCGGAGAATGCagtagatgaagctgagagtgaagctttttcacaaagatgtcagtattaaagcggtaaagTAGGTTAAATGtcgcttaatgttcttatcaattgcAGTAAAggcgttgagatgattcacaTGTCAAGTTGTAATAATCGtcaggaggattttaaggactttatctagtTCAAGAAAAAGGACAATTTTCTCattcacacttgttagaagatgataaacattaatatttcaatgttttggtggtgggggggtatataaacatggctatgtaactagcaacttaagctgacagATAACGGTAACGAAAaaatactcacattttgtaaaaatgcaaaaaaaacaaacaacaaaaaaaaaaggatgtggaAGGcacccaaatgactaaataatagtaatagtgatTTCGCcacattggagcgtttttttttttgtttgttttttcaattatCAGATAtctgagtttaaaaaaaaataaaacaattatcaGATTTGTTGGTATGACATtctaattccctcatatcagccTGATAATTACCCGTttgataattatcatgcacccctacACCAAACGCTCATGTCTACtcaaacgggttccactgtagtattgtcccttgaaggTGTACAGTAATAACAATGGTTGCAATGTAAGATAAAATCATATCTTCTGTGCTTTCACAGCCTTCATATTCCAGCCAAGCGAGACAGTAAGTCTGATTTGAtgctcttcatgcaaatttaatGAGACTTTTGAGTTGAGGCAACATTCTTCTGTTATTCCTTCCCTTCTCCAGGCTGTCATGATTCCCTCCTCGACAGGTGAGCAGCCTGTTTACTCACTCGTCTCACCAAACGGGTTATAGTGTAATTATGGTGTAACTGTCGTTTTTGTTTT from Dunckerocampus dactyliophorus isolate RoL2022-P2 chromosome 8, RoL_Ddac_1.1, whole genome shotgun sequence encodes:
- the c8h1orf159 gene encoding uncharacterized protein C1orf159 homolog isoform X3, producing the protein MALSFLLVLAATVILIRPETRITKALHHNSLECCSEKQRTNSSCLNDTRCEPDYTMDRKNHTTVTTVMPKIAGGPGVAASLLLGTLLISLFLILSVASFFYLKRSHRLPSIFYRRNKAFIFQPSETAVMIPSSTARKQRYVRRERPLAEQKSNIAPAAPATRVYNV
- the c8h1orf159 gene encoding uncharacterized protein C1orf159 homolog isoform X1 codes for the protein MALSFLLVLAATVILIRPETRITKALHHNSLECCSEKQRTNSSCLNDTRCEPGCFFRVLESSSTVCIQCDPAAVDSEDITNCTYNYTMDRKNHTTVTTVMPKIAGGPGVAASLLLGTLLISLFLILSVASFFYLKRSHRLPSIFYRRNKAFIFQPSETAVMIPSSTARKQRYVRRERPLAEQKSNIAPAAPATRVYNV
- the c8h1orf159 gene encoding uncharacterized protein C1orf159 homolog isoform X4, with protein sequence MALSFLLVLAATVILIRPETRITKALHHNSLECCSEKQRTNSSCLNDTRCEPDYTMDRKNHTTVTTVMPKIGGPGVAASLLLGTLLISLFLILSVASFFYLKRSHRLPSIFYRRNKAFIFQPSETAVMIPSSTARKQRYVRRERPLAEQKSNIAPAAPATRVYNV
- the c8h1orf159 gene encoding uncharacterized protein C1orf159 homolog isoform X2 — its product is MALSFLLVLAATVILIRPETRITKALHHNSLECCSEKQRTNSSCLNDTRCEPGCFFRVLESSSTVCIQCDPAAVDSEDITNCTYNYTMDRKNHTTVTTVMPKIGGPGVAASLLLGTLLISLFLILSVASFFYLKRSHRLPSIFYRRNKAFIFQPSETAVMIPSSTARKQRYVRRERPLAEQKSNIAPAAPATRVYNV